One region of Azoarcus sp. CIB genomic DNA includes:
- a CDS encoding alpha/beta hydrolase, with product MKLRTTDISIPFEHIWLSGELVHAPDVSGLAVVLRPAGSPFAQSRDLRVARELQRAGFATLLINLLTAYEEARDPDARFNVPQMANRVVAVLDWVGHQPPLAGLGVGLVSSDTSSGAAIRAGWKAGDRLSAIVCRAGRPDLAGLTPLNTLAVPLRMVVGSDDPQAGMIRQACEHLRCPHDWHVLAGASDEFREPGVIERFGELAAAWLREKLPAPGPAEQRIHDGTAAGPAPGGTADQSPPAHPL from the coding sequence GTGAAACTGCGAACGACAGACATCAGCATTCCCTTCGAGCACATCTGGCTCAGCGGCGAGCTCGTCCACGCGCCCGACGTGAGTGGCCTTGCCGTGGTGCTGCGGCCGGCCGGCAGCCCGTTCGCACAGTCGCGCGACCTGCGCGTGGCGCGCGAACTGCAGCGTGCCGGCTTCGCGACGCTGCTGATCAACCTGCTCACCGCCTATGAGGAAGCGCGCGACCCGGACGCCCGTTTCAACGTGCCGCAGATGGCGAACCGGGTCGTGGCCGTGCTCGACTGGGTCGGCCACCAGCCGCCGCTGGCCGGGCTCGGGGTGGGCCTGGTCTCCTCCGACACCTCAAGCGGCGCCGCGATCCGTGCCGGATGGAAGGCCGGCGACCGGCTCTCCGCAATCGTCTGCCGCGCCGGCCGGCCCGACCTCGCCGGCCTGACGCCGCTCAACACGCTTGCCGTTCCGCTGCGCATGGTAGTCGGCAGCGACGACCCGCAGGCCGGAATGATCCGCCAGGCCTGCGAACACCTGCGCTGCCCGCACGACTGGCACGTGCTCGCCGGCGCTTCGGACGAATTCCGCGAACCGGGCGTCATCGAACGCTTCGGCGAACTCGCGGCGGCCTGGCTGCGTGAGAAGCTGCCCGCGCCCGGCCCCGCCGAGCAACGCATCCACGACGGCACCGCCGCCGGACCGGCACCCGGAGGAACTGCGGACCAATCGCCGCCGGCGCATCCCCTATAA